Proteins from one Acidobacteriota bacterium genomic window:
- a CDS encoding NAD-glutamate dehydrogenase, protein MNQWVVYLDESGRFEGGAAAAERPVVAGVMIPVGVDEAALEAEVVRILRGHDALHRRGAETGTRRTALYKELFPALARR, encoded by the coding sequence ATGAACCAGTGGGTGGTCTACCTGGATGAGAGCGGCCGCTTCGAAGGTGGCGCCGCGGCGGCGGAGCGTCCGGTGGTGGCCGGGGTGATGATCCCGGTGGGCGTCGACGAGGCGGCGCTGGAGGCCGAGGTGGTGCGGATCCTCCGCGGCCACGACGCGCTGCACCGGCGGGGCGCCGAGACCGGCACCCGGCGGACGGCCCTGTACAAGGAGCTGTTCCCGGCGCTGGCCCGCCGC